A DNA window from Impatiens glandulifera chromosome 7, dImpGla2.1, whole genome shotgun sequence contains the following coding sequences:
- the LOC124909640 gene encoding diacylglycerol kinase 3-like — MPVHYKNFGNLQVAGGNSAVGWVLGLLGTGNDLSRTFGWGGSILIYWNFVVKKTLDNACTGKLCRLNSWKLSMSMPDEKLVDPPYSLKLEQILLHQTLWIL, encoded by the exons ATGCCTGTACATTATAAAAACTTTGGAAATTTGCAGGTTGCAGGAGGTAATAGTGCAGTGGGTTGGGTTTTGGGACTTCTCGGTACAGGCAATGACCTTTCAAGAACTTTCGGTTGG GGTGGTTCAATCCTTATTTATTGGAATTTCGTAGTCAAGAAGACTCTCGACAATGCCTGCACAGGCAAACTCTGTCGTTTGAACAG TTGGAAACTTTCGATGTCAATGCCTGATGAGAAGCTTGTGGATCCACCTTATTCTCTTAA ATTAGAACAAATTCTATTGCATCAAACCCTTTGGATACTATGA